The nucleotide sequence ATGGATGCAAAATATGGGCTATGTGAGTTCAGTTATACTGCTTTGGATAATCAGAATTAAAGTTTTATGTTCTTTGTTATGAGCAATTGTTGCTTTTTCTCTTTTGCAGATTCCAGTTTTGTTCCACCACTAATTTATGCAGTGATGGGTAGCTCAAGGGACATTGCTATTGGACCAGTTGCAGTTGTGTCTCTCTTGCTTGGAACCCTTCTTCAGAATGAAGTAGATCCTGAGAAAAATAAGGAGGATTACCGGCGGCTTGCATTCACAGCAACTTTCTTCGCCGGTGTCACTCAAGCAGCACTCGGATTTCTGAGGTAAATGCTCCTTATAGTTATTGTAATTGGTGTTTTAGATATGGAAATGTAACTTTATATTATCTGATATCACAGATTAGGCTTTCTCATCGAATTCCTCTCTCATGCTGCAATTGTTGGGTTTATGGGTGGGGCTGCCATTACAATTGCTCTCCAGCAGCTAAAAGGATTTCTTGGAATCAAGAAGTTTACCAAGAACACAGATATCATTTCAGTTATGAAATCTGTTTGGGGTTCAGTCCATCATGGGGTAAAGCTACTAACTCAGTTTATTATGTCTTAGGATGGGGCTTCTTTGCTGAATCTTACTCGATTTTGTTAATTTTGCAGTGGAACTGGGAGACGATATTGATAGGGACAATGTTTTTGgcatttcttctttctgcaaagtACATTGTATGTGCTTAATTCTCATTTGAAGAAGCTTTCAAGAACAAGACTTGTATATTTAATTTACCTCTTCCAGTGATACTGTTCAAATTCTACAGGGAAAGAAAAATAGGAAATTTTTCTGGGTTCCTGCAATTGCGCCACTTATATCAGTTATCCTATCCACATTTTTCGTGTACGTCACCCGGGCTGATAAGCATGGTGTCCAGATTGTAAGTTCTCAGCTATCAGTTATCTGTTTGAATTAAAACTAAACTTTCATTAAATTTGATGACCAAAACTGGTTCTGTTATTGATCTATGAAAGGTGAAAAAGATAGATAGGGGACTCAACCCATCATCTGTTAGTCAGATTCACTTCAGTGGTTCTTATGCCGCAAAAGGATTCAGAATTGGAGTGGTTGCTGGATTGATAGCTCTGACAGTACTTAACCTCTAAACTCAAGTCCATCTTTCTCGAAGAAATCTATTTTTGAACTACTTGTAACAAATAGGGTAAATCTGTAGGAAGCAATAGCAATTGGAAGAACATTTGCTTCCATGAAGGAATATCAATTGGATGGAAACAAGGAAATGGTTGCTATAGGAACCATGAACATAGTTGGTTCAATGACATCTTGCTATGTAGCAACAGGTAAACATATAAGATCAATGCTTGAAGGAGTTATTTCTGAATTAGAGAATCACCATGAACATTAAATACTCGAAAACATGTATTTGGTTGCAGGTTCCTTTTCACGTTCGGCTGTCAATTTCATGGCTGGCTGTCAAACATCTGTGTCCAATATTGTCATGTCCATGGTAGTGATGCTTACCTTGCTAGTGATCACACCCCTCTTCAAGTACACCCCGAACGCGATACTCTCCTCAATCATTATTTCAGCTGTGATCAGTCTTATCGATTATGAAGCAGCATTTCTTATCTGGAAGGTTGACAAGCTCGACTTTATTGCATGTATGGGAGCCTTTTTTGGTGTAGTTTTTGTAGATGTTGAAATTGGCCTCTTGATTGCTGTAAGAACCTCGATTGCTTGTTTCCCCCTTTTCGAACTGCTGAAAGGTTCCTTTTTGTGTTTGCTGTTATCAATTGCCATGGATTTCTTTTTCTCTCCTGCACAAATAGGTTTCTATATCGCTTGCGAAGGTCCTTCTGCAAGTAACAAGGCCAAGAACAGCTTTACTCGGGAATCTTCCTTCGACAATGGTATACCGAAACATCGTACAATACCCAGAGGCAACCAAGGTTCCGGGAGTTTTGATAGTGAGAGTTGACTCTGCTATCTACTTCACAAACTCTAACTATGTCAAGGAGAGGTAAATCTTTATAACTCAGATGTTACTAATTATAGTTGCTAATTCAGATTGGTAGCACATCTTTAAGCTAGAATAGCATGAAGAACCCACAGATCTCAGTTGGACATAGTTTAACTGTACATTAGAACCCAACAGCAAAGTGAATAAATGTCAGGACTTTTACTAAACTCACTAGAAGTCATTCTAATGAGTTCAGTACATAAATCTGAGGAACACATTGACTGAACTCAGGAACATCACCAGGCCAATTTTCTTTGATTCTTAAAATTTGTGTGTTTACTTTTTACTTTAAAACTGGATTACTAGAATCTATCATTGCAATGGTTGTTCACCTATTGCAGGATCCTGAGATGGTTAAGAGATGAAGAAgagcaactgagagcaaaaaatctACCCCAaataaatttcttgatagtcgAAATGTCGCGTGAGGAGCCCCTTACATTTATTTCTCATTCTTATTGTACAATCTTGATCTGATATTTACAACATTGATCTTTTCGCTGCCTGATTGTATGTGCAGCTGTGACAGACATCGACACAAGTGGCATCCATGCCTTTGAAGAACTGTATAGGAGCCTCCAAAAACATGAAATCCAGGTTAGTACCTTATACAACAGCCGAAATAGCATTGATAACACTGTTGTTTCAAAAGAAAATGGAAGATCAGTGAAGTTTACAAGTATTTACATCTATTCTTCAGCTTGTTCTTGCAAATCCCGGCCCAGTGGTGATTCAGAAGCTCCATTTAGCCAAGTTCACAGAGCTCATAGGCCATGACAAGATATTCCTCTCGGTTGGAGAAGCTGTGATGACTTGTACTTCAAAGGCAAGGGAAGATTCATAAGGTAGACATGTCACCTACAATTAGCACATATCATGTGAGTTTTCATGGAGAGGGTGTCACttagtgtttcaggttctggaaCACAGAACAGAGAGAAGGATTTATGTGTAAAGGTTCATTCTCGGATGAACTGAAGAGGTAACTACAAGAGCTTATGTTTCATCTAAAATAAAAGGAGCAGTAACCAGAAAGAGCTTATACAAAGGAGTTGCCGCTGATTGTGTACTACCTCATTTTTTTGAATCTGATGAAATGAACCTGAAGCTGTCTTCAGTCTCCCTCAAGAAATGTTGGATGAATAAGAATGAGAATGATAGCTGTAGCATTATGAAAGCATTATACCATAGATAAGAGGTGAATGAAGTGGAGTCAGGGAGCAGGTGAATGTTGTGGATAGCTTGAATTATTGAGGTGGGGTTGAGGACTTGTTCATGTTGTCCACTGCAAATTTTATATGCTGATGAATTAAATTACTGGGTTGCAGTGACATGCATTGAATCTATAAAATTGTTTTCACTCTGGAGGTGGATGTTGCTGTCGATCAGACATTATAAGCCCTTTAATAGTGTATAAATAATTCTTCTTTCCTCTTGGCTGACAACAGATAAGTAATATGAGTAAAGTGAAATGCATCAGTGGAAACCTTTGACTTGCTACCAATGTTTTGTGCAACAGATCTCACAAACTTGCATGAATAGACTAATATCAGTCACTTGTTTTGCCATTTGTTAGTGCTATTCACTGTGTCACCATATGAATGGATagaatttatttttcttgatgtGCTGATAACAGTTTTCATTTGTAAATTAGCTTTATGTGGCACAAAACAGAAATGGGATTGCAAAAGTCAGAGAGGTTTGACATTTTAGCACTTTAGACTTTATATCAGATGTTGACTCATGACAGAAATAACAAAGTTCTTATCTAACAGAGAAAAATCTAATTCAATTCTTGGTAGTCTACCAACTGGAACAATTTTTTCCTCTATTCAAGAACTCAGATGAAGCCTTATAATTAGCTTCTGTTCTTAGATTGACATCcaaaaaaaaagatcataatTAATCTCTGGTCCATTTAAGCTTTCTATGATGTAAATCTTATCGATATCTTGACATTTAATATGATGACGAGCAGGTAGTCACCATTGCCAAAAGTTCTGAGGATTATATTACaccttcacttttttttttatggtgGATAATGATGCAGACACTCACATGCTTATTGTTTTAGAGAATTAGAAGACATGTAAGCTTGTGAATGGAGTCCACCTAAGACTCCTTGGAGTTCATGAAATCATGCTGAATCCAAGTAATATCTGAATACTTTCTTTCTTAGGGAAACAGGACCTTAAAAGTCTCTTCCTCATCTTGGATCAACTCAGAGATTCTTTATCAGTGGAGGAAGAATGTTCTCATCTCTGTTCTAAAGATGTCAAAGTGGATGATTGAGTTGTTGCACAACAGAAAAATCACATGAAACTTATATGAATAGTATTCCATGATTGAGACAGACAattacataaaattccaagaaattgtTTCATTAATGTTTTCTATGTATCAACTAGCAGAATTGTTGAACTCTGCATTCAGATCTGAGATGTGAAGATCAACAATTCCAATCAGGAGAAATCAAAATACCATGCCTGTAATTACTGGAGCAATTTGACTCTTCAAACCCAATCAAAATACCTctataaagaaacaaaaaatccAAACTTTTGAAGATGATGATCCTGGGTTGGACAAGAACAAGGTCACTGATACAAAAGGTGCAATCACAAAACTTGGAGAAATGAAGGCACCTCCTCAGGATCAAGAGTCACTTGGCCTTTGAAGTTGGCAGAAGACTATTTAGGCATCAGTCTTTCCACCCATCCACAGCCCATaggaactcaaaagccattagaAGAACCACCAAAAGCACACCTTTTACACATTCTAAGAAGGCAAAGTGGCTTGCTTATATACTATTTAAGCATTCCTTTTACAGTCAGTCATCTCCGTCCTCCATTAATTCCTCTCTCTCTTCCATTCTGCTGCTTCAGCCCATAGGAACTTGAGAGCCATTAGAAAAACCACCAAAAGCACACCTTATTTAAGCACTCCTTTTACAGTCAGTCATCTCCATCCTCCAttaattcctctctctctctctctctctcttctcctgttTCAGCTATGTCTCGATCCTACGAACGTCTGCACCTTAAATGTGAACTAACCAACATCAGATTGACCAAACTCAACAGCCCTGACTTCGTCGGAAACCTCTTCATAAGATGCTACGTAAATGCCGGTGGTGGGCGGAGGATCATGATCGACTCCTGCGACGTGCCACCAACCGGCG is from Musa acuminata AAA Group cultivar baxijiao chromosome BXJ1-6, Cavendish_Baxijiao_AAA, whole genome shotgun sequence and encodes:
- the LOC135581418 gene encoding sulfate transporter 1.3-like, with product MMAHSVSDEVESKDIEMANHSSSHRQTENHKSVHKVGLPPRRNFIGEFSETLKETFFSDDPLRPYKDQPRSRQLVLGLRFLFPVLEWGRSYNLSKFKGDVIAGLTIASLCIPQDIGYAKLANMDAKYGLYSSFVPPLIYAVMGSSRDIAIGPVAVVSLLLGTLLQNEVDPEKNKEDYRRLAFTATFFAGVTQAALGFLRLGFLIEFLSHAAIVGFMGGAAITIALQQLKGFLGIKKFTKNTDIISVMKSVWGSVHHGWNWETILIGTMFLAFLLSAKYIGKKNRKFFWVPAIAPLISVILSTFFVYVTRADKHGVQIVKKIDRGLNPSSVSQIHFSGSYAAKGFRIGVVAGLIALTEAIAIGRTFASMKEYQLDGNKEMVAIGTMNIVGSMTSCYVATGSFSRSAVNFMAGCQTSVSNIVMSMVVMLTLLVITPLFKYTPNAILSSIIISAVISLIDYEAAFLIWKVDKLDFIACMGAFFGVVFVDVEIGLLIAVSISLAKVLLQVTRPRTALLGNLPSTMVYRNIVQYPEATKVPGVLIVRVDSAIYFTNSNYVKERILRWLRDEEEQLRAKNLPQINFLIVEMSPVTDIDTSGIHAFEELYRSLQKHEIQLVLANPGPVVIQKLHLAKFTELIGHDKIFLSVGEAVMTCTSKAREDS